The following nucleotide sequence is from Nitrospira defluvii.
CGACCGCGAACGCGCCCAAAAGACGGCCGGCAAAGACGACGCAGCCGGGTCTGATGCGCCGGAGAACGGGACGGCAACAGGCGGAACCGCCGGTGGGAACAGCGCAAGCCGGCACCGCCGACTCCAACCCAGCGTGGTCGGATACGACGTCTCCGAGCAGGAGCATGAGATGCTCGCGCAAGAGATTCAACGAGAAACGGCACGCAATCCCACCACCTATATTCTCGATATCCTGACCGCCGTCCTGGCCTCCGAACCTTCGCCGGCCTTATTGAGCAAACTCTTCGACGTCTGGGACAGTGTTATTGATGTGTTGATACGCGCGGGGGAATGGACCCTGCTTGAAACCGTGCTGACCATGCTGCAGGAAGCGGAGACGGTCCGCCCCGATCTCTCGGACAGCCACAGGCGACAGGTCGCCGGCCTGTTCGATGGACTGCACCGGCCTGAGCGGCTGAAATCCATCGGAGTGCACCTGAACCGCACGCCGCAAGCCAAAACCGACGGCTTACTCACCCTGCTGCTGATGATGAAGCCGGACGCGGTTCCGGGGCTTTGCTCCGTCTTGGCGACGCTGGATACCCCGGCACATCAAGCCGTGATCATGGAAGCCCTGCAAACGACCGCGCGCGATCATGCCGAACCGATCCTCCGCGGACTGACGGACAAGCGCCCGACCTACGTACGCAACCTGCTCACGCTCCTCTCCCGATGGAACGACCCGCGCTTCGGCGATCACGTCGAGAAAACGTTGCGACATCCCGAGGCGACCGTTCGACGCGAAGCGTTGCGTCTCCTCGCAACCCTTCGCCCGTCGGGGAGCGGCACCAAACTGGTTGCGCTTCTGGGTGATGGGGATGAAACCGTCCGCCTGACTGCGATGAAGGTACTGGCCAGCGGACAATACGCGGCTCCATTTTCCGCCTGGGTCCCATTTGTCTCGGCCGACGACTTCTATGACCGATCCCCCGCGGAGAAACGAGCCATTTACCTGGCGATCAAACACACCGCCGGCGATGAGGCCGTGCCCTACTGGCAGGGCTTGCTGACGGAATGGTCCTGGACGAATCGGAAAAAGAAGGAAGAACTGGCCTTGCTCGCGGCAGACACCCTCGGCAAACTCGCCACACCCGCCGCAGTCACCGCTCTGGAGCTCGGGCAGAAAAAAGGCGGCAGCGCCGTCAAGCAGGCCTGCAGTGTCGCGCTCTCAATGGCCAACCGTGCCCACCGACGACAGATTCCATCCGCAGCGAACTCCTGATTGCGAGGACTCCACCCGTGAGCGACTCTCCAGTCCCCAACAACCAGGCTTCGGCAGCAGAGGACGCGCATCCGATCCTTACCCATGAACGATCACTGGCGAACAAGATCGCCAAGGGGTCCGAAGCCGGCGACATTCTCGATCAACAACTCGCGATGTTGGGTATACAGCTGGTCACCCAACTCAATGTCCTCATCAAGACCTCGCGCATCCACGGTCGCACGAATGCGGCCCTCGACAAGCCTGTGGACTCGATGTTGACCCTCGTGAAGACCTTGGCGGCGGATCATCCCGTAGTGCTCCGGCTGCAGAATGACTTTCTATTTTTGGGGGACAGCCATCTGAAAATGAGTTCGCAACAGATGGCGGTATTTGCGAGTATCATCGAGGCCCTGAACAAATGGCACATCGGGGGAGTCTCGTTCGCCTCGAGCGCTGAATCGAAGGATTATCGCGAATTCGCCTACCTGTTCGTCAGCCTTGACCCAGAAAAACATGCGCTCGCGGATCTGCAGGAGGCACTCCAACGCGCCGGCGTCACAGGTATCGAGTTGGAAGAACCCAGGACGCTTCAGTTGCAACATGTGGCGGAGACCGAGGGAGCCGCCGGAGGGCTAAAGACGGGTCTTGGAACATCCGCCTCGGATGCGGCGGGCTCGAAGGACAAGCGGAGAGCCCTGGCCAAAGGCGGGTATGCCAAGGCGGCGGCGGCGCTGGGCGATTTGAACAAGAATACACGCGCCGGGGGTACCGTCAGTTTCAAGCAGGCCAAGCGGGCGATTCAGAACATCGTCGAACTGTTGATGCAGGACGAATCCACGCTGCTCGGGCTGACGAATCTTCGTTGTCA
It contains:
- a CDS encoding HD-GYP domain-containing protein; this encodes MSDSPVPNNQASAAEDAHPILTHERSLANKIAKGSEAGDILDQQLAMLGIQLVTQLNVLIKTSRIHGRTNAALDKPVDSMLTLVKTLAADHPVVLRLQNDFLFLGDSHLKMSSQQMAVFASIIEALNKWHIGGVSFASSAESKDYREFAYLFVSLDPEKHALADLQEALQRAGVTGIELEEPRTLQLQHVAETEGAAGGLKTGLGTSASDAAGSKDKRRALAKGGYAKAAAALGDLNKNTRAGGTVSFKQAKRAIQNIVELLMQDESTLLGLTNLRCHDQYTHNHSVNVSLLAMALGNRAGYPKVDLADLGLSALFHDVGKCAISLDVLNKPGEFTQDEWAIMRSHPIEGVFTLVKARGINNVPARMAAASFEHHMNYDFSGYPKLCVPWSQTVASRIITIADCYDAMTSSRVYRREPMSPANVLKFMFGKSGQAFDPVLLKLFVNCVGIIPIGSVVRLDSGPLAVVIKPAQDKANAERPLVRVMTNADGVPVEDGPELDLAHQDEQGQYLHTILQLVDHAEHHFDTARYFV
- a CDS encoding HEAT repeat domain-containing protein, with the protein product MEPTVPIPEGTPLAPLTKAQVDPEVAAVKQLLKLLDKAAKSARTYGTKNPVAQRFFQQFYDDLTKHLAHHTHLALLVQRNQLFLKEEVVYEPERDATGDSFAFKMYSDGIRELSFHQGLTQEDLAFFLDALWGVPAAETGAEQAAAEQEDDDDIVTRLWAKNLDSITVVTAEELVRSSGFGQDELELQTQGYMNLSVTSLRELLDRERAQKTAGKDDAAGSDAPENGTATGGTAGGNSASRHRRLQPSVVGYDVSEQEHEMLAQEIQRETARNPTTYILDILTAVLASEPSPALLSKLFDVWDSVIDVLIRAGEWTLLETVLTMLQEAETVRPDLSDSHRRQVAGLFDGLHRPERLKSIGVHLNRTPQAKTDGLLTLLLMMKPDAVPGLCSVLATLDTPAHQAVIMEALQTTARDHAEPILRGLTDKRPTYVRNLLTLLSRWNDPRFGDHVEKTLRHPEATVRREALRLLATLRPSGSGTKLVALLGDGDETVRLTAMKVLASGQYAAPFSAWVPFVSADDFYDRSPAEKRAIYLAIKHTAGDEAVPYWQGLLTEWSWTNRKKKEELALLAADTLGKLATPAAVTALELGQKKGGSAVKQACSVALSMANRAHRRQIPSAANS